From one Gracilibacillus salinarum genomic stretch:
- a CDS encoding tetratricopeptide repeat protein: MTTIQLMHHKKTTPATVANMWVYRQAKLIEVQLTNKQTYFLFFYKDRYINAKKTTEIRLTSFLKQALKNGHSFDNNHPLTKALLSKDEVYRLTSNNHMFQKLNDKYNETEMLYILAMFDNFIDEKKIQAQCKKAFYNHRRNGSLMKAYRLLVNYVLIRPNDTFAKDMLHHFDFQKYSDMYRNIDRLTEKWSDPLYLESMFFDQNYPKSIINSLLRQYDIDNRQFDQLYLYFVARSALTSITSVATLTERLLNKSDQILFWEKMLDHYQKPDDIISKLMELGGYSSILRFYLKEQNQPDRTLFETAMQKVSSEELAPLYQQVLAKILAVYQDDAVQLEKVLQHTIKKLLPVLSLTEILHYLDTTELPIIKKLKKMEQLSDNPDQQFALGEIYFDLEQYDKAIACFEWEMELSPNDPAPIQYLYKSYAAKGDKEQANTYKQLMVNIPS, from the coding sequence ATGACAACTATCCAGCTTATGCATCACAAAAAAACAACACCCGCTACTGTTGCAAATATGTGGGTCTATCGCCAGGCAAAACTCATAGAAGTTCAACTGACAAACAAGCAAACATACTTCTTATTTTTCTATAAAGACCGCTACATTAACGCAAAAAAAACGACCGAGATACGTCTGACATCCTTTCTAAAACAAGCACTCAAAAACGGCCACTCATTCGATAATAATCACCCACTTACGAAAGCATTACTTTCCAAAGACGAAGTATATCGACTTACTTCTAACAATCACATGTTTCAAAAGCTTAATGACAAATATAATGAAACAGAAATGCTCTATATTCTTGCGATGTTTGATAATTTTATCGATGAGAAAAAAATTCAGGCACAATGCAAAAAAGCCTTTTATAACCATCGACGTAATGGTTCACTCATGAAAGCTTACCGGTTACTTGTCAATTATGTTCTTATCCGCCCGAATGATACGTTTGCCAAGGATATGCTCCATCACTTTGACTTTCAGAAATACAGCGACATGTATCGCAACATTGACAGACTGACAGAAAAGTGGTCTGATCCCCTCTACTTGGAATCCATGTTTTTTGACCAAAATTACCCTAAATCCATCATAAATTCGCTATTACGACAATACGATATAGATAATCGTCAATTTGATCAGTTGTACTTATATTTTGTTGCTCGTTCCGCCTTAACATCCATCACATCAGTGGCAACGTTAACGGAGAGATTGCTTAACAAGTCTGATCAGATTCTATTCTGGGAGAAAATGCTTGATCACTACCAAAAACCGGATGACATCATCTCAAAACTGATGGAACTCGGTGGATATTCCTCGATTTTACGTTTTTACCTAAAAGAACAGAATCAACCTGATCGGACACTTTTCGAAACAGCTATGCAAAAAGTGTCTTCCGAGGAGCTCGCCCCCCTTTACCAACAAGTACTTGCAAAAATTCTGGCGGTGTATCAGGACGATGCCGTTCAATTAGAAAAGGTATTACAGCATACGATCAAAAAGTTGCTACCTGTTCTCTCACTTACTGAAATATTGCATTACTTGGATACGACAGAGCTTCCGATAATTAAGAAGCTGAAAAAAATGGAACAATTATCGGATAATCCAGACCAGCAATTTGCCTTAGGTGAAATCTATTTTGACTTGGAGCAATATGATAAAGCTATCGCCTGTTTTGAATGGGAGATGGAATTATCACCAAACGATCCGGCACCTATTCAATATCTCTACAAGAGTTATGCAGCAAAAGGCGACAAAGAACAAGCGAATACGTACAAACAATTGATGGTTAATATTCCATCTTAA